In one window of Prevotella fusca JCM 17724 DNA:
- a CDS encoding YiiX/YebB-like N1pC/P60 family cysteine hydrolase: MKLKRIPSNLLLLCLILLVSCSTDSFQDEEISLRNLHEGDLMFVVKETSNPITDATQGINGLKIDHVAIFHHTDSADYALEAYGKAVSLTPLTNFLNRAKGKEGKPLIAVGRVIVDCDMNTSMKRALSYLGRPYDRFYMPDDKEIYCSELIQKSFVDHHGLPIFSTIPMSFHDNNGKVLDAWTQFYAFYHREVPEGEPGTNPGQLSRDKAVKVTYEFETPSAK; encoded by the coding sequence ATGAAACTAAAAAGAATCCCATCAAACCTTCTCTTACTGTGCCTTATTCTCTTAGTAAGTTGCTCTACTGACTCCTTCCAAGACGAGGAAATATCGTTACGTAACTTGCATGAGGGCGATCTCATGTTCGTTGTGAAGGAAACAAGTAACCCTATCACAGATGCAACGCAAGGTATTAATGGACTAAAGATTGACCACGTTGCAATCTTCCATCATACGGATAGTGCCGATTATGCTTTAGAAGCTTACGGCAAAGCGGTGTCACTTACTCCTCTTACCAACTTCCTCAATCGTGCAAAAGGAAAAGAAGGAAAACCACTCATTGCAGTAGGCAGAGTCATCGTTGACTGTGACATGAATACTTCTATGAAGCGAGCATTAAGCTACCTTGGTCGACCATACGATCGTTTCTACATGCCCGATGATAAAGAAATCTATTGTAGTGAATTGATTCAGAAATCATTTGTCGATCATCACGGCTTACCTATTTTCTCTACAATCCCTATGTCCTTCCACGATAACAACGGAAAAGTCTTGGATGCTTGGACTCAATTCTATGCCTTCTATCATCGTGAAGTACCAGAAGGAGAACCCGGAACTAACCCGGGACAACTGTCTCGTGACAAAGCCGTAAAGGTTACTTACGAATTCGAAACTCCATCTGCAAAATAA
- the asnS gene encoding asparagine--tRNA ligase: protein MKRTKVVDALVCTDFGKDINVKGWVRSHRSSKAVDFIALNDGSTIKNIQIVVDPATIDAEELKNITTGACISVIGTLVESQGAGQTSEVQCKEIEIYGLCPSDYPMQKKGQSFEYMRKYGHMRLRTNTFGAVFRIRHNMAIAIHQYFHEHGFYYFHTPLITASDAEGAGNMFQVTTLDLDRVAKGGEVDYSADFFGKRTNLTVSGQLEGELGATALGAIYTFGPTFRAENSNTPRHLAEFWMVEPEVAFIDQNELMDLEEDFIKYCVRWALEHCKDDLEFLNKMIDKELIARLEGVLKEDFVRLTYTEGIEILQKAVADGVKFEFPITHWGMDLSSEHERYLVEEHFKRPVIMTDYPSEIKSFYMKKNEDGKTMQGTDVLFPRIGEIIGGSVREENYDKLVQEIESRGMKRDIYDWYLDTRKYGTCPHGGFGLGFERLILFVTGMQNIRDVIPFARTPKNAEF, encoded by the coding sequence ATGAAAAGAACAAAAGTCGTCGATGCTCTTGTTTGCACCGACTTTGGAAAGGATATTAACGTAAAGGGATGGGTTCGCTCCCACAGAAGCAGCAAAGCTGTTGACTTCATTGCACTGAATGATGGTTCTACTATCAAGAATATTCAGATTGTAGTTGACCCAGCAACTATCGATGCAGAAGAACTGAAGAACATCACTACAGGTGCTTGTATCAGCGTTATCGGTACGCTCGTAGAGAGTCAGGGTGCTGGTCAGACTTCAGAGGTTCAGTGCAAGGAGATTGAAATCTACGGTCTCTGCCCAAGCGACTACCCTATGCAGAAGAAGGGACAGAGCTTTGAGTACATGCGCAAATACGGACACATGCGTCTTCGTACCAATACCTTCGGTGCTGTATTCCGTATTCGCCACAATATGGCAATCGCTATCCATCAGTACTTCCACGAGCATGGCTTCTATTATTTCCATACTCCACTGATTACTGCCAGCGATGCTGAGGGTGCTGGTAATATGTTCCAGGTAACAACACTCGACCTTGACCGCGTTGCAAAGGGTGGTGAGGTTGATTATAGTGCTGACTTCTTCGGAAAGCGTACAAACCTTACAGTGTCTGGACAGTTGGAGGGCGAGTTAGGTGCTACCGCATTGGGTGCTATCTACACCTTCGGTCCTACCTTCCGTGCTGAGAATTCAAATACTCCACGCCACTTGGCAGAGTTCTGGATGGTTGAGCCAGAGGTTGCCTTCATCGACCAGAACGAATTGATGGATCTTGAGGAAGACTTCATCAAGTACTGTGTACGCTGGGCATTAGAACATTGTAAGGACGACCTTGAGTTCCTCAACAAGATGATTGACAAGGAACTTATCGCTCGTTTGGAGGGCGTATTGAAGGAAGACTTCGTTCGCCTTACCTACACAGAGGGTATCGAGATTCTGCAGAAAGCTGTTGCTGACGGCGTGAAATTTGAGTTCCCAATCACTCATTGGGGTATGGACCTCAGCAGTGAACACGAGCGTTACCTCGTTGAGGAGCACTTCAAGCGTCCTGTAATCATGACTGACTATCCAAGCGAAATCAAGTCGTTCTATATGAAGAAGAACGAAGACGGCAAGACTATGCAGGGAACTGATGTTCTCTTCCCACGTATCGGCGAGATTATCGGTGGTTCAGTTCGTGAGGAGAACTATGACAAACTGGTTCAAGAGATTGAAAGCCGTGGTATGAAGCGTGATATTTACGATTGGTACCTTGATACCCGTAAGTACGGAACTTGCCCACACGGCGGCTTTGGTCTCGGTTTCGAACGTCTCATCCTCTTCGTTACTGGCATGCAGAACATCCGTGACGTTATCCCATTCGCACGTACTCCAAAGAACGCTGAGTTCTAA
- a CDS encoding pseudouridine synthase has translation MTEEFENKEVQSEQNENSREGYSASSQGGYQREYRGTGRSQRPRIHSQRAYSSDKANSGNDEGGFRPEGFGSGLQNASRPQQGGYRPRQNSYGGGYNSNRGGYQSRPQQGGYRPRYNNNGEEGGYQPRQGGYNNRGGYQSRPQQGGYRPRYNNDENGYQPQPYRPRYNANNGAEGEENNGYQANQGGYQPRQGGYQPRQGGYQNRGGYNNRGGYNNNRGGYQNRGGYNNRGGYNNRGGYNQGGYRQHSADYDPNAKYSLKKRIEYKEENFDPNEPIRLNKYLANAGVCSRREADEFILSGAVTVNGEVVKELGSKVLRTDEVLFREKPVSLEKKVYVLLNKPKDYVTTSDDPQQRKTVMDLVKGACPERIYPVGRLDRNTTGVLLLTNDGDLASKLTHPKFLKKKVYHVFLDKPVTANDLQKISDGIELEDGEIKADAIEYADPQDQTQVGIEIHSGKNRIVRRIFESLGYRVVKLDRVQFAGLTKKNVRRGDWRFLTEKEVDMLRMGAFE, from the coding sequence ATGACAGAAGAATTTGAAAACAAAGAAGTTCAGTCTGAGCAGAATGAGAATAGCCGAGAGGGCTATTCTGCATCCAGTCAAGGCGGCTATCAGAGAGAGTACCGTGGCACAGGACGTTCACAGCGTCCACGTATTCATAGCCAGCGTGCTTACAGCAGCGACAAGGCTAACAGCGGTAACGACGAGGGCGGATTCCGTCCGGAAGGATTTGGTTCTGGCTTGCAGAACGCAAGTCGCCCGCAGCAGGGAGGTTATCGCCCACGCCAGAACAGCTACGGTGGCGGATATAACAGCAACCGTGGTGGATACCAGAGCCGCCCGCAGCAGGGAGGTTATCGCCCACGCTACAACAACAATGGTGAGGAAGGTGGTTACCAGCCACGTCAAGGTGGATACAACAACCGTGGTGGATACCAGAGCCGTCCGCAGCAGGGAGGCTATCGTCCACGCTACAACAACGATGAAAACGGATACCAGCCACAGCCTTACCGTCCACGCTACAATGCCAACAACGGTGCTGAGGGCGAGGAGAACAACGGCTATCAGGCTAACCAGGGTGGTTATCAGCCACGTCAAGGCGGTTACCAGCCACGCCAGGGTGGCTATCAGAACCGAGGCGGTTACAACAACCGTGGTGGATATAACAACAACCGCGGTGGCTATCAGAACCGTGGCGGATACAACAACCGAGGCGGATACAACAACCGAGGCGGTTACAACCAGGGTGGTTATCGCCAGCATAGTGCTGATTATGACCCAAATGCAAAGTATTCACTCAAGAAGCGCATAGAATATAAGGAGGAAAACTTCGACCCGAATGAGCCTATTCGCTTGAACAAGTACCTTGCCAACGCTGGTGTATGCTCACGTCGTGAGGCTGATGAGTTCATCCTTTCTGGTGCAGTAACCGTAAATGGCGAGGTTGTAAAAGAGCTTGGTAGCAAGGTGCTGCGTACTGATGAGGTGCTCTTCCGGGAGAAGCCGGTGTCATTGGAGAAGAAGGTGTATGTCCTTCTGAACAAACCAAAGGACTATGTTACCACAAGCGATGACCCACAGCAGCGTAAGACTGTGATGGATCTTGTGAAGGGCGCTTGCCCAGAGCGTATCTATCCAGTTGGTCGTCTTGACCGTAATACAACGGGCGTACTGCTCCTTACCAACGACGGCGACCTTGCTTCAAAACTTACTCACCCTAAGTTCTTGAAGAAGAAGGTTTATCACGTATTCCTCGACAAGCCTGTTACGGCTAATGACCTGCAGAAGATTTCCGACGGTATCGAGCTTGAAGACGGCGAAATCAAGGCTGACGCAATCGAGTATGCTGACCCACAGGACCAGACTCAGGTAGGCATTGAGATCCACAGTGGCAAGAATCGTATCGTACGTCGTATCTTCGAGAGCCTCGGCTATCGTGTCGTAAAACTCGACCGTGTGCAGTTCGCTGGTCTGACTAAGAAGAATGTACGTCGTGGCGACTGGCGTTTCCTCACTGAGAAGGAAGTTGACATGCTGCGCATGGGTGCTTTTGAATAA
- the purB gene encoding adenylosuccinate lyase, which translates to MSLDTLTAVSPIDGRYRSKTECLADYFSEYALIRYRIRVEIEYFITLCELPLPQLEGFDSSLFERLRNIYCDFDEASAMRVKEIENTTNHDVKAVEYFIKEEFDKIGGLDDYKEFIHFGLTSQDINNTSVPLSVKEALEEVFYPQVEELIAQLKEYAEAWKDVPMLAKTHGQPASPTRLGKEVEVYVYRLSEQLATLRNCKITAKFGGATGNFNAHHVAYPQHDWRAFGNRFVSEKLGLEREQWTTQISNYDHLGSIFDAIRRINTIIIDLDRDFWMYISMEYFKQKIKAGEVGSSAMPHKVNPIDFENSEGNLGISNAILQFLAQKLPVSRLQRDLTDSTVLRNVGVPFGHTVISIQSTLKGLRKLILNEEKLGEDLEDTWAVVAEAIQTILRREAYPHPYEALKALTRTNEKMTEETIHAFIQTLNVSDSVKAELMAITPHNYTGI; encoded by the coding sequence ATGAGTCTCGACACATTAACAGCCGTATCACCTATTGACGGTCGCTACAGAAGTAAAACAGAATGTCTTGCTGACTATTTTTCAGAGTATGCCCTCATCCGTTATCGCATACGTGTAGAAATTGAATATTTCATCACGCTTTGCGAGTTGCCCTTGCCGCAACTGGAAGGCTTCGACAGCTCCCTGTTTGAACGACTGCGCAACATCTACTGCGACTTCGACGAGGCTTCGGCAATGCGTGTAAAGGAGATTGAAAACACAACCAACCACGACGTAAAGGCGGTTGAATACTTCATCAAGGAAGAGTTCGACAAGATTGGCGGGCTGGACGACTACAAGGAATTCATCCATTTCGGCCTGACTTCACAGGACATCAACAACACAAGTGTTCCGCTGTCAGTAAAGGAAGCCCTCGAGGAGGTGTTCTATCCACAGGTCGAGGAACTGATTGCACAGCTGAAGGAATATGCCGAGGCATGGAAAGATGTGCCGATGCTGGCAAAGACACACGGTCAGCCAGCCTCTCCTACCCGACTGGGAAAGGAGGTTGAGGTCTACGTCTATCGACTCAGCGAGCAGCTTGCCACCTTGCGCAACTGCAAGATCACAGCTAAGTTCGGTGGTGCCACAGGTAACTTCAATGCCCATCACGTGGCTTACCCACAGCATGACTGGCGTGCTTTCGGCAATCGCTTTGTCAGCGAAAAGCTGGGATTAGAGCGTGAGCAATGGACGACACAAATCAGCAATTACGACCATCTGGGCAGCATATTCGATGCTATCCGTCGTATCAACACCATCATCATCGACCTTGACCGTGACTTCTGGATGTATATCTCAATGGAGTATTTCAAGCAGAAGATCAAGGCTGGCGAGGTTGGTTCAAGTGCTATGCCGCACAAGGTGAACCCAATCGACTTCGAGAACAGCGAGGGTAACCTCGGCATATCCAATGCCATCCTGCAGTTCCTGGCACAGAAGTTGCCGGTAAGCCGCCTGCAGCGTGACCTTACGGATTCAACCGTACTGCGCAACGTCGGCGTTCCTTTCGGTCATACCGTCATCTCTATACAGAGTACATTGAAGGGGCTGCGCAAGCTCATCCTCAACGAAGAGAAGCTGGGAGAAGACCTCGAAGACACATGGGCAGTCGTGGCAGAAGCCATCCAGACCATCCTGCGCCGTGAAGCCTATCCACATCCCTACGAGGCATTGAAGGCTCTCACCCGCACAAACGAGAAGATGACCGAGGAAACGATACACGCATTCATACAGACACTCAACGTCAGTGACAGCGTGAAAGCTGAGCTGATGGCTATCACCCCACATAACTATACGGGAATATAA
- a CDS encoding HU family DNA-binding protein: MSVEIRLEQSKFKDKKGAGKWYARTVSTGVATTDDLADSIQENTSFSRGDVRGLVIALIDEISYRLRQGETVALEGLGRFHLTVESEPVDNPDDFDIKKHIKNVKCRFVPTSTRNARTGKKNQTLAYGARVEWAEPEYDDEDDD, encoded by the coding sequence ATGTCAGTAGAAATAAGACTGGAACAGAGTAAGTTCAAGGACAAGAAGGGTGCAGGGAAATGGTATGCCCGTACGGTCAGTACGGGTGTTGCTACGACGGACGACCTTGCAGATTCCATTCAAGAAAACACTTCGTTTTCACGTGGTGACGTGCGCGGACTCGTTATTGCTTTGATTGACGAAATCTCTTATCGCCTTCGCCAGGGCGAAACGGTGGCTCTTGAGGGGCTGGGGCGGTTTCATCTTACGGTGGAGAGTGAGCCTGTTGACAATCCCGACGACTTCGACATCAAGAAGCATATCAAGAATGTGAAATGCCGTTTTGTACCGACCAGTACACGCAATGCCCGTACGGGAAAGAAGAACCAGACCCTTGCCTACGGTGCTCGTGTGGAGTGGGCAGAGCCCGAATATGATGACGAAGACGATGATTGA
- a CDS encoding S41 family peptidase, with protein MRKLLHSLLYVLVPALTLLGTATSCVTNDELPDNPQGNFEALWRIMDEHYCFFSHKGIDWQEVHNRYARQFDASMTAKQQFEVMTNMLSELKDGHVNLYTSFNIGRYWSWHEDYPKNYSDSLQRLYLKTDYLIASGLDYTIFDDNIGYVRCESFQKAIGAGNLDDIFLHLQPCNGLIIDVRNNGGGNVNNAEELAARFTNKELLVGYIQHKTGKGHNDFSSLKPEYLKPGKGIRWHKPVVVLTNRSVFSAANEFVKYMKCCPNVTIVGDRTGGGAGLPFSSELPNGWGIRFSACPMYDRDKQMTEFGIDPDHKVSLTSEDFARGKDTIIEFARKMIKASPSPSKRRGVPDGS; from the coding sequence ATGAGAAAGCTACTTCATTCCTTACTATACGTACTTGTCCCGGCACTTACACTGCTCGGCACCGCCACAAGCTGCGTCACTAATGACGAACTCCCCGATAATCCACAAGGCAACTTCGAGGCTTTATGGCGCATCATGGATGAGCATTACTGCTTCTTCTCACATAAAGGAATCGACTGGCAGGAGGTACACAACCGTTATGCCCGGCAGTTTGATGCTTCCATGACTGCCAAACAACAGTTTGAAGTGATGACAAACATGCTCTCAGAACTGAAGGACGGACACGTCAATCTATACACTTCTTTCAATATAGGTCGCTACTGGTCGTGGCATGAAGACTATCCCAAGAACTACTCCGACTCACTGCAACGCCTGTATCTCAAGACCGATTACCTCATTGCAAGTGGTCTGGACTATACTATTTTCGATGACAACATCGGCTATGTGCGCTGTGAGAGTTTCCAGAAAGCTATCGGTGCAGGCAACCTCGACGACATCTTCCTTCATCTGCAGCCCTGCAACGGACTGATTATCGACGTGCGGAACAACGGAGGGGGGAACGTAAACAACGCAGAAGAACTGGCTGCACGCTTTACCAACAAGGAACTGCTCGTAGGCTACATACAGCATAAAACGGGAAAAGGCCATAACGATTTCTCTTCGTTAAAACCAGAATATCTGAAACCGGGAAAGGGTATACGTTGGCATAAACCAGTCGTTGTACTGACCAACCGCAGCGTCTTCTCTGCTGCCAACGAGTTTGTTAAGTATATGAAGTGTTGTCCGAATGTTACCATTGTGGGCGACCGCACGGGTGGCGGAGCAGGTCTGCCATTCTCTTCCGAGCTACCCAACGGATGGGGAATCCGCTTCTCTGCCTGCCCGATGTACGACCGTGACAAGCAGATGACAGAGTTCGGTATTGACCCGGACCACAAGGTATCCCTCACTTCTGAGGACTTTGCACGAGGCAAGGATACAATTATAGAGTTTGCAAGGAAGATGATAAAAGCCTCCCCCAGCCCCTCCAAAAGGAGGGGAGTGCCTGACGGGAGCTGA